The following are encoded together in the Actinoplanes sp. N902-109 genome:
- the hflX gene encoding GTPase HflX: MRTELFEPDVTTGELELEERHSLRRVAGLSTELTDITEVEYRQLRLERVVLVGVWTEGSVADAENSLTELAALAETAGSEVLEGLIQRRGRPDPATFIGRGKVDELRDVVVASGADTVICDGELSPSQLRNLEQQTKVKVIDRTALILDIFAQHAKSKEGKAQVELAQLQYFLPRLRGWGESLSRQGGGAGGGSGGGGVGTRGPGETKLETDRRRINQRIAKLRREIKAMRTVRQTKRSRRSTSGVPAVAIAGYTNAGKSSLLNRLTSAGVLVEDALFATLDPTTRRTAAEDGRVFTLSDTVGFVRHLPHQIVEAFRSTLEEVAYADLVVHVVDGAHPDPEGQVSAVREVLAEVGADRIPELLVVNKVDAADEETMLRLKRTWPDAVFASARSGLGIADVHAAIAQRLPRPAVDLRVLLPYDRGDLVARIHRRGQVLDTRHTDEGSELRVRVDEHLAADLAQFRL; encoded by the coding sequence TTGCGAACTGAGCTTTTCGAACCCGACGTCACCACCGGTGAGCTGGAACTCGAGGAACGTCACTCGCTGCGGCGCGTGGCCGGGCTCTCGACCGAGCTCACGGACATCACCGAGGTCGAGTACAGGCAGCTGCGGCTCGAGCGAGTAGTCCTGGTCGGCGTCTGGACCGAGGGGAGCGTCGCCGATGCGGAGAATTCCCTCACCGAGCTCGCCGCCCTGGCCGAGACCGCCGGCTCCGAGGTGCTCGAAGGCCTCATCCAGCGCCGCGGCCGGCCCGACCCGGCCACGTTCATCGGCCGGGGCAAGGTCGACGAACTGCGCGACGTGGTCGTCGCCAGCGGTGCCGACACCGTCATCTGCGACGGCGAGCTGTCCCCGTCCCAGCTGCGCAACCTCGAACAACAGACCAAGGTCAAGGTCATCGACCGCACCGCGCTGATCCTCGACATCTTCGCCCAGCACGCGAAGAGCAAGGAAGGCAAGGCGCAGGTCGAGCTGGCCCAGCTGCAGTACTTCCTGCCCCGCCTGCGTGGCTGGGGTGAGTCACTGTCCCGGCAGGGTGGTGGCGCAGGCGGTGGCTCCGGCGGTGGCGGCGTGGGCACCCGTGGTCCCGGTGAGACCAAGCTCGAGACCGACCGGCGCCGGATCAACCAGCGCATCGCCAAGCTGCGCCGCGAGATCAAGGCCATGCGCACCGTACGGCAGACGAAGCGTTCCCGCCGCTCCACCAGTGGCGTGCCCGCCGTCGCCATCGCCGGTTACACCAACGCCGGCAAGTCCAGCCTGCTCAACCGGCTGACCTCGGCCGGCGTGCTGGTGGAGGACGCGCTGTTCGCCACCCTGGACCCGACCACCCGGCGCACGGCGGCCGAGGACGGGCGGGTGTTCACGCTCTCCGACACCGTCGGCTTCGTCCGGCACCTGCCCCACCAGATCGTCGAGGCGTTCCGCTCGACGCTGGAGGAGGTGGCGTACGCGGACCTGGTCGTGCACGTCGTCGACGGCGCCCACCCGGACCCCGAGGGCCAGGTGTCAGCGGTGCGCGAGGTGCTCGCCGAGGTCGGTGCCGACCGCATCCCCGAGCTGCTCGTCGTCAACAAGGTCGACGCGGCCGACGAGGAGACGATGCTGCGGCTCAAGCGCACGTGGCCGGACGCGGTGTTCGCCTCGGCGCGCAGCGGCCTAGGCATCGCCGACGTGCACGCCGCGATCGCCCAGCGGCTGCCGCGGCCGGCGGTGGACCTGCGGGTGCTGCTGCCGTACGACCGGGGAGACCTGGTGGCCCGGATCCATCGGCGCGGGCAGGTGCTCGACACCCGGCACACCGACGAGGGATCCGAGTTGCGGGTGCGCGTGGACGAGCATCTCGCCGCGGATCTGGCCCAGTTCCGGCTCTGA
- a CDS encoding NAD-dependent malic enzyme, producing the protein MVTTRLPSAGFSITVRIAVTADASSIGRLTTCVGEAGAIVTALDVVDSDPSRVLVDLTCDTADAAHADQVVKNLEEQDGVDVRKVSDRTFLLHLGGKIEVSSKVALRNRDELSRAYTPGVARVCMAIAENPADARRLTIKRNTVAVVSDGSAVLGLGNIGPAAAMPVMEGKAALFKRFGGVDAWPVVLDTQDTDEIVNIVKAIAPAYGGINLEDIAAPRCFEIEMRLRELLDIPVFHDDQHGTAICVLAALTNALRVVGKNLADVKVVVSGAGAAGTAIMKLLLRQGVGDIIAYDRQGALHRGMANLNPTWQWLAEHTNKDNYTGDLPGAIAGADVFIGVSAPNLLKGDDIAKMADKSIVFALANPDPEVDPREARKHAAVVATGRSDQPNQINNVLAFPGVFRGMLDVSAEEFTEEMALAAAMAIANVVGEDKINPTVIIPSVFDARVTPAVAAAIRATVKGSPAPHNPAAAPQTELEEAPEETF; encoded by the coding sequence GTGGTGACCACCCGCCTGCCGAGCGCAGGATTCTCGATCACTGTCCGCATCGCTGTCACGGCCGACGCCTCCTCGATCGGCCGGCTCACCACGTGTGTCGGTGAGGCGGGTGCGATCGTCACGGCCCTCGACGTCGTCGACTCCGACCCCAGCCGCGTCCTCGTCGACCTCACCTGCGACACGGCCGACGCGGCGCACGCCGACCAGGTCGTCAAGAACCTGGAGGAGCAGGACGGCGTCGACGTCCGCAAGGTCTCCGACCGCACGTTCCTGCTGCACCTCGGCGGCAAGATCGAGGTGTCCTCCAAGGTCGCGCTGCGCAACCGCGACGAACTGTCCCGGGCCTACACCCCGGGCGTGGCGCGGGTCTGCATGGCCATCGCGGAGAACCCGGCCGACGCGCGCCGCCTCACCATCAAGCGCAACACGGTGGCCGTGGTCAGCGACGGCTCCGCGGTGCTCGGCCTGGGCAACATCGGCCCGGCCGCCGCGATGCCGGTGATGGAGGGCAAGGCCGCGCTGTTCAAGCGGTTCGGCGGGGTGGACGCCTGGCCGGTGGTGCTGGACACCCAGGACACCGACGAGATCGTCAACATCGTCAAGGCGATCGCCCCGGCGTACGGCGGCATCAACCTGGAGGACATCGCGGCGCCGCGCTGCTTCGAGATCGAGATGCGGCTGCGCGAACTGCTGGACATCCCGGTCTTCCACGACGACCAGCACGGCACCGCGATCTGCGTGCTGGCCGCGCTGACCAACGCGCTGCGGGTGGTGGGCAAGAACCTGGCGGACGTCAAGGTGGTCGTGTCCGGCGCCGGCGCCGCCGGCACGGCGATCATGAAGCTGCTGCTGCGCCAGGGTGTCGGCGACATCATCGCGTACGACCGGCAGGGCGCCCTGCACCGCGGGATGGCAAACCTCAACCCGACCTGGCAGTGGCTCGCGGAGCACACCAACAAGGACAACTACACCGGTGACCTGCCGGGCGCGATCGCCGGTGCGGACGTCTTCATCGGGGTCAGCGCGCCCAACCTGCTCAAGGGCGACGACATCGCCAAGATGGCCGACAAGTCGATCGTGTTCGCGCTGGCCAACCCGGACCCCGAGGTGGACCCCCGGGAGGCCCGCAAGCACGCCGCGGTGGTCGCCACCGGGCGCTCCGACCAGCCCAACCAGATCAACAACGTGCTGGCGTTCCCCGGTGTGTTCCGCGGCATGCTCGACGTCAGCGCCGAGGAGTTCACCGAGGAGATGGCGCTGGCCGCGGCGATGGCGATCGCCAACGTGGTCGGCGAGGACAAGATCAACCCGACGGTGATCATCCCGAGCGTGTTCGACGCCCGGGTGACCCCGGCCGTGGCCGCGGCGATCCGGGCCACCGTCAAGGGCAGCCCGGCCCCGCACAACCCGGCGGCGGCGCCTCAGACCGAGTTGGAAGAGGCTCCGGAAGAGACGTTCTGA
- a CDS encoding glycerophosphodiester phosphodiesterase family protein — protein sequence MAGLHRVAHRGYSAVAPENTLPALAAGVLAGATFIEFDVRTTADGVPVVIHDRTVDRTTTGSGKVWELTLDEVARLDAGSWFSPAYRGIGVPQLTEVLELLAPAGPQLLLEIKPPATLEQVKNIVGQVAEAGLLDRTVVQSFDPAVVRLAAEVAPDVRRGLLRDGFDSEQVQVARELGVSYCNPSMNAVLGSPATVAALAAEGVAVMPWTANDMLLWPGLVAAGVAGLITDHTGELTGWAQNVSSGASSNSV from the coding sequence ATGGCTGGGCTGCACCGGGTGGCGCACCGCGGGTATTCCGCCGTCGCGCCCGAGAACACCCTGCCCGCTCTCGCCGCCGGCGTGCTGGCCGGGGCCACGTTCATCGAGTTCGACGTGCGCACCACGGCCGACGGCGTCCCGGTGGTGATCCACGACCGCACCGTCGACCGGACGACGACCGGCTCGGGCAAGGTCTGGGAGCTGACCCTCGACGAGGTCGCCCGGTTGGACGCCGGATCGTGGTTCTCCCCGGCGTACCGGGGGATCGGGGTGCCGCAGTTGACCGAGGTCCTCGAGCTCCTGGCCCCGGCCGGCCCGCAGCTGCTGCTGGAGATCAAGCCACCGGCGACCCTGGAGCAGGTCAAGAACATCGTCGGGCAGGTGGCCGAGGCCGGGCTGCTCGACCGCACGGTGGTGCAGAGCTTCGACCCGGCCGTCGTGCGGCTGGCCGCCGAGGTGGCCCCGGACGTGCGCCGCGGGCTGCTGCGCGACGGCTTCGACAGCGAACAGGTGCAGGTGGCCCGCGAGCTGGGCGTCTCCTACTGCAACCCGTCGATGAACGCGGTGCTCGGCTCGCCCGCGACGGTGGCCGCGCTGGCCGCCGAGGGCGTCGCGGTGATGCCGTGGACGGCCAACGACATGCTGCTCTGGCCCGGCCTGGTGGCGGCCGGTGTGGCCGGCTTGATCACCGACCACACCGGGGAGCTCACCGGGTGGGCTCAGAACGTCTCTTCCGGAGCCTCTTCCAACTCGGTCTGA
- the miaA gene encoding tRNA (adenosine(37)-N6)-dimethylallyltransferase MiaA, with protein MTGVPLLPPPGVVAVVGPTATGKTALSLALAHELGGEVINADSMQLYRGMDIGTAKLSSDEREGVPHHALDLWDVTVPASVAEYQKVARAAVEDVAARGLVPLLVGGSGLYVRAVLEEFDFPGTDPAIRERLEAELARTGPAPLYERLRAADPEAAGKILASNGRRIVRALEVIEMTGSTFTAHLPDPRPYYPAVQIGVDRVTAELDQRIADRVELMWRQGLLDEVRALDRIGLREGRTAGRALGYQQALAELDGTMTGAQARAATTQATRRFVRRQRSWFHRDNRITWLDGAGPELIPAALAAVRGAAR; from the coding sequence GTGACGGGCGTGCCGTTGCTCCCGCCCCCCGGAGTCGTCGCCGTCGTCGGCCCGACAGCCACCGGGAAGACCGCTCTGAGTCTCGCCCTCGCCCACGAACTGGGGGGCGAGGTGATCAACGCCGACTCGATGCAGCTCTACCGTGGCATGGACATCGGCACCGCCAAACTGTCCTCCGACGAGCGGGAAGGCGTTCCGCACCACGCGCTGGACCTGTGGGACGTGACGGTCCCGGCGAGTGTCGCGGAGTATCAGAAGGTTGCCCGGGCCGCCGTCGAGGACGTCGCCGCGCGGGGTCTCGTACCTCTGCTCGTGGGGGGTTCGGGGTTGTACGTCCGGGCAGTTCTCGAAGAGTTTGATTTTCCCGGCACGGATCCCGCTATTCGGGAAAGGCTGGAGGCGGAACTCGCCCGGACGGGTCCGGCACCGCTGTACGAGCGGTTGCGCGCGGCCGATCCGGAGGCCGCCGGCAAGATCCTCGCGTCGAACGGCCGGCGGATCGTGCGCGCGCTCGAAGTGATCGAGATGACCGGCTCGACGTTCACCGCCCACCTGCCCGACCCCCGGCCCTACTACCCGGCGGTGCAGATCGGTGTGGACCGGGTCACCGCCGAGCTCGACCAGCGCATCGCCGACCGGGTGGAGCTGATGTGGCGGCAGGGGCTGCTCGACGAGGTCCGCGCGCTCGACCGGATCGGGTTGCGGGAGGGCCGCACGGCCGGCCGCGCGCTCGGTTACCAGCAGGCACTGGCCGAGCTCGACGGCACGATGACCGGTGCCCAGGCCCGGGCCGCCACCACCCAGGCAACCCGTCGTTTCGTACGGCGGCAGCGCTCCTGGTTCCACCGGGACAACCGCATCACCTGGCTCGACGGGGCCGGCCCGGAGCTGATCCCGGCCGCGTTGGCAGCCGTTCGCGGGGCTGCGCGATGA
- a CDS encoding DUF349 domain-containing protein, translating into MMDWTTFGRVDADGTVYVKTAEGDRVVGSWQAGTPEEGLAHFARRFADLVTEVDLVEARLKSGAADASHSLSSVKRLRTELSEAHVVGDIDGLAARLDKLTELADAKADEAKAARELARTEALARKTALVEEAETIAAEATGWKSAGDRLKEILDEWKTIRGVDKKTDGELWKRFAAARDGFTRRRGAHFATLDGQRKQAQTAKEELVKEAESLSGSTEWGPTANRLKDLMNEWKTAPRAAKEAEQRLWERFRAAQDAFFTRRSEVFSARDAEYKGNLEKKQAILAEVEALDIDADPRGAQNKLRDAQAAWHDAGRVPRESAASLDRRWRAAEERIRVAMDSAWRKTTPQENPLLQQMREQVAEAEDKLARAQAAGDKRRIKEAEQALASKKQFLALAEQAH; encoded by the coding sequence ATGATGGACTGGACGACCTTCGGGCGCGTGGATGCCGACGGCACGGTGTACGTGAAGACCGCGGAGGGCGACCGGGTGGTCGGCTCGTGGCAGGCGGGCACGCCGGAAGAGGGCCTTGCCCACTTCGCCCGGCGCTTCGCCGACCTGGTCACCGAGGTCGACCTCGTGGAGGCCCGGCTCAAGTCCGGCGCCGCCGACGCGTCGCACTCGCTGAGCAGCGTCAAGCGTCTGCGCACCGAACTGAGCGAGGCACACGTCGTCGGCGACATCGACGGGCTCGCGGCCCGGCTGGACAAGCTGACCGAGCTCGCCGACGCCAAGGCCGACGAGGCCAAGGCCGCCCGCGAGCTGGCCCGCACCGAGGCTCTCGCCCGCAAGACCGCCCTGGTCGAGGAGGCCGAGACGATCGCCGCCGAGGCGACCGGCTGGAAGAGCGCGGGCGACCGGCTCAAGGAGATCCTCGACGAGTGGAAGACGATCCGCGGCGTCGACAAGAAGACCGACGGTGAGCTGTGGAAGCGCTTCGCGGCCGCCCGGGACGGCTTCACCCGCCGCCGCGGCGCCCACTTCGCCACCCTCGACGGCCAGCGCAAGCAGGCCCAGACGGCCAAGGAAGAGCTGGTCAAGGAGGCGGAGAGCCTGTCCGGCTCCACCGAGTGGGGGCCGACCGCCAACCGCCTCAAGGACCTGATGAACGAGTGGAAGACGGCGCCGCGCGCCGCGAAGGAGGCCGAGCAGCGCCTCTGGGAACGCTTCCGCGCCGCTCAGGACGCCTTCTTCACCCGGCGCAGCGAGGTCTTCTCGGCCCGCGACGCCGAGTACAAGGGCAACCTGGAGAAGAAGCAGGCCATCCTTGCCGAGGTGGAGGCGCTCGACATCGACGCCGACCCGCGCGGGGCCCAGAACAAGCTGCGGGACGCCCAGGCCGCCTGGCACGACGCCGGCCGGGTGCCGCGCGAGTCCGCCGCCTCGCTCGACCGCCGCTGGCGGGCGGCCGAGGAGCGCATCCGGGTCGCGATGGACTCGGCCTGGCGCAAGACCACGCCGCAGGAGAACCCGCTGCTCCAGCAGATGCGTGAGCAGGTCGCCGAGGCCGAGGACAAGCTCGCCCGGGCCCAGGCCGCCGGCGACAAGCGCCGCATCAAGGAGGCCGAGCAGGCGCTGGCCTCCAAGAAGCAGTTCCTGGCGCTGGCCGAACAGGCGCACTGA
- a CDS encoding SRPBCC domain-containing protein, whose translation MPVTDVQHDLDTLTLTITAEFAAPVERIWQVYADPRQLEKVWGPPTYPATVVDHSLTPGGRVTYYMTSPEGEKFAGYWNVTAVDEPRSFAFDDGFADQDFNPNPAMPVSRNVYTFTEHDGGTRAVYAGTYESAEALQKVLDMGVVEGSTLAINQIDGLLSR comes from the coding sequence ATGCCCGTGACCGACGTCCAGCACGACCTCGACACCCTCACGCTGACCATCACGGCGGAGTTCGCCGCGCCCGTGGAACGCATCTGGCAGGTCTACGCCGACCCGCGCCAGCTGGAGAAGGTGTGGGGACCGCCGACCTACCCGGCGACCGTCGTCGACCACAGCCTGACCCCCGGCGGCCGGGTGACGTACTACATGACCAGCCCGGAGGGCGAGAAGTTCGCCGGCTACTGGAACGTCACCGCCGTGGACGAGCCGCGCAGCTTCGCCTTCGACGACGGCTTCGCCGACCAGGACTTCAACCCGAACCCGGCCATGCCGGTCTCGCGGAACGTCTACACCTTCACCGAGCACGACGGCGGCACCCGGGCCGTGTACGCGGGCACGTACGAGTCCGCCGAGGCGCTGCAGAAGGTGCTGGACATGGGCGTCGTGGAGGGCAGCACGCTGGCCATCAACCAGATCGACGGCCTGCTCTCCCGCTGA
- a CDS encoding helix-turn-helix transcriptional regulator, producing the protein MTTESADRADALFHALADRTRRDILRRVLAGEKSVSALAATYDMSFAAVQKHVAVLEKAGLLTKRRRGREQLASGDVTAVRSVAAMLAELEQVWRGRIERIDALIAAELDEHPED; encoded by the coding sequence GTGACCACAGAAAGTGCTGATCGGGCGGACGCGCTGTTCCATGCGCTCGCCGACCGCACCCGGCGGGACATCCTGCGTCGCGTCCTGGCCGGGGAGAAGTCGGTCTCCGCGCTGGCGGCGACGTACGACATGAGCTTCGCCGCGGTGCAGAAGCACGTCGCCGTGCTGGAGAAGGCGGGTCTGCTCACCAAGCGTCGCCGCGGCCGTGAGCAGCTGGCCAGCGGCGACGTGACGGCGGTGCGCTCGGTGGCGGCCATGCTCGCGGAGCTCGAACAGGTCTGGCGTGGCCGCATCGAACGCATCGACGCCCTGATCGCAGCCGAACTCGACGAACACCCGGAGGACTGA
- a CDS encoding group II truncated hemoglobin: MGDTPTLFEWAGGTAAFERLTAAFYARVVEDDLLAPLFARMDAQHARHVAVWLAEVFGGPAAYTKDHGGYPHMLSKHLGMAITEPQRRRWVNLIQDAADEVGLPDDPEFRAAFLGYLEWGTRLARQNSQPGAEVVGDAPVPHWGWGVAPPWLG; the protein is encoded by the coding sequence ATGGGGGACACACCGACGCTCTTCGAGTGGGCCGGCGGCACCGCCGCGTTCGAGCGGCTGACCGCCGCGTTCTATGCCCGCGTGGTCGAGGATGATCTGCTGGCGCCGCTCTTCGCCCGGATGGATGCGCAGCACGCCCGTCACGTGGCGGTGTGGCTGGCCGAGGTGTTCGGCGGCCCGGCGGCCTACACGAAGGACCATGGCGGCTATCCGCACATGCTGAGCAAGCATCTCGGCATGGCGATCACCGAGCCGCAACGCCGCCGCTGGGTGAACCTGATCCAGGACGCCGCGGATGAGGTCGGGCTGCCCGACGACCCGGAATTCCGGGCGGCGTTCCTCGGCTACCTCGAGTGGGGCACCCGGCTCGCCCGGCAGAACTCGCAACCCGGGGCCGAGGTGGTGGGTGACGCCCCGGTGCCGCACTGGGGCTGGGGTGTGGCCCCGCCGTGGCTGGGCTGA
- a CDS encoding helix-turn-helix domain-containing protein, translated as MELSMDVIGGRWRSVILSRLKEGVCRYGELRRRTPGISEKMLSQRLRELERDGLITRRDQGTVPPHVEYELTEEGRSLAPVLQALYDWGVGRAARTGTAIGS; from the coding sequence GTGGAACTGAGCATGGACGTCATCGGCGGCCGCTGGCGCTCGGTGATTCTGTCCCGGCTGAAGGAAGGCGTGTGCCGGTACGGTGAGCTACGCCGCCGCACGCCGGGGATCAGCGAGAAGATGCTGAGCCAGCGGTTGCGGGAGCTGGAGCGCGACGGCCTCATCACGCGGCGGGACCAGGGCACGGTGCCGCCGCACGTGGAGTACGAACTGACCGAGGAGGGCCGCTCCCTGGCGCCCGTGCTGCAGGCGCTGTACGACTGGGGTGTCGGCCGCGCCGCCCGCACCGGCACGGCCATCGGCAGCTAG